In Labrus mixtus chromosome 13, fLabMix1.1, whole genome shotgun sequence, a single genomic region encodes these proteins:
- the LOC132987502 gene encoding trace amine-associated receptor 13c-like, translating to MTETMKEAELCFPQLLNSSCRKPEPPDSSTGLRNIVLYLVSLFTAFLNLLVIISISHFRQLHTPTNLLLLSLAVSDFLVGFLVMPVEVLRAKNCWILGDLLCVLYFLIPIITVCASVGNMVLISIDRYVAICDPMHYPTKVTLKMATLCVFLCWICSGIYSIILLFDNLKQPGRYISCKGECVVNIVVTVDLVVGFIIPITIIIIMYMRVFVVALSQARAMKSQIANVSLKHSKPVKVKKSELKAATTLGILIVVFLMCYCPSYCVFLADHNILIGSSTETFMTFLMYFNSCLNPTIYALFYPWFRKAIRRIVTLQILQPDSHKANIL from the exons ATGACAGAGACCATGAAAGAGGCGGAACTCTGCTTTCCTCAACTCCTGAACAGCTCGTGCAGGAAACCAGAACCTCCTGACTCCAGCACTGGGCTACGCAACATTGTGCTTTACTTGGTATCTCTTTTCACTGCATTTCTCAACCTGTTGGTCATTATCTCCATCTCACACTTCAGGCAA CTCCACACACCCaccaacctcctcctcctctctctggctgtctCAGATTTTCTTGTGGGTTTCTTGGTGATGCCGGTTGAAGTCCTCCGGGCAAAGAATTGCTGGATCCTGGGTGACCTCTTGTGTgtgctatattttctgataCCCATAATCACAGTCTGTGCCTCCGTAGGAAACATGGTGCTCATATCTATAGACCGTTATGTGGCCATTTGTGACCCTATGCATTACCCGAcaaaagtgactttaaaaatggctacactttgtgttttcttgtgttggATTTGTTCTGGAATATATAGCATTATCCTTCTATTTGATAACCTTAAGCAACCAGGCAGGTATATTTCCTGCAAAGGAGAATGTGTGGTTAACATAGTAGTAACTGTTGATCTTGTTGTTGGCTTCATTATTCCCATAaccattatcattattatgtaTATGAGAGTAtttgtggtggctctgtctcagGCTCGTGCCATGAAGTCCCAAATTGCAAATGTCTCACTTAAGCATTCAAAACCTGTGAAAGTTAAAAAATCTGAGCtaaaagcagcaacaacacTTGGTATTCTGATAGttgtttttctgatgtgttACTGTCCAtcttattgtgtttttctggcAGACCATAACATCTTAATTGGCTCCTCAACTGAGACTTTCATGActtttttgatgtattttaattCCTGTCTCAACCCTACCATCTATGCCCTTTTTTACCCATGGTTTAGAAAAGCTATTAGACGTATTGTGACTTTACAGATACTGCAACCTGACTCACATAAGGCCAATATACTTTAA